A section of the Pseudorasbora parva isolate DD20220531a chromosome 2, ASM2467924v1, whole genome shotgun sequence genome encodes:
- the LOC137045318 gene encoding centriolar coiled-coil protein of 110 kDa isoform X1: protein MGGADEDHRHTRRTDRRDFSSCADRCRENMDSYEEFCARILSKLQSEMMDEKSCSTAPARGLAHPLICFHGRPVLSPVLSEKQRREMVEYKKRASQMEAEIQIHNNNNLLNQIQAILSTSKAPKILDMPKPSEPCLSPSPEPDCRNGFTDAAHLTPTGATEPYILSNKPAVTPSAELPGVKRGKATEEKQMQEETETEGVCLQNLLKKSREFIEKEQVKQGSKVIGTKISFDKENGSSLDGTVSGLPCYIPSPNQTSPSYLISPESGINGSLSARPHRGRPRPISAGSIFFSFPDSPNQPNNTANARPQEVKTIETQERKLGVENVSIGRYDDHSRLNETIGRLDSSLLDPELTSPLFRRRCHTMDSHLSSRHQSPLIDRSQERMPRFMAGVTAKTPTRLSPPSPMNKTFTRESPTAAFMGSGITPDSPSHAKLPFERNSVISTALKERRADEMQWQVQALEDMQRSLEDDYAFRISCLVAEQEREQRQHSQESEEWTRRLRGQGGLSPVGSEDGCELRAGERYPILTPMCPLSPGERSPRHPVPVIVEEIKSYLEQHDEMMSFWGFPSSSLDVASPSIQASIYMRGLNHSTGKSRNRLSQVVTAEQQRALCRLTAIVKGFLTRRLLRTEKVKHLRQTVQDTQEFIRSFSTNAPQRNDRLSEQDLSLQERVRAQLRAALFDIHDIFFTMTLQERLSLLQQDRDLRTERKLREMEKAKSPKDKVILSAATQKSLDRKKRVGESPGQTRRAQKTKSPPAKRILQPSQGQNAPVSGQQLLRRGSYKKTPEERVQHSERLKKQHSLG from the exons ATGGGCGGTGCTGATGAAGACCACAGACACACAAGACGGACAGATAGAAGAG ACTTTTCCAGTTGTGCAGACCGCTGTAGAGAAAACATGGACAGCTATGAGGAGTTCTGCGCACGCATTCTGTCTAAACTGCAGTCGGAAATGATGGATGAAAAAAGCTGCAGTACCGCACCTGCGCGGGGGTTGGCGCACCCTCTCATCTGCTTTCATGGCAGGCCAGTTCTGTCTCCTGTT CTAAGTGAGAAACAAAGAAGAGAGATGGTTGAATACAAGAAAAGAGCATCACAAATGGAGGCAGAGATACAGATTCATAATAACAATAACCTCCTCAATCAGATTCAGGCCATTCTTTCCACCAGTAAG GCACCAAAAATATTGGACATGCCAAAGCCTTCAGAGCCATGCTTGTCTCCTTCTCCAGAACCAGACTGCAGGAATGGTTTTACTGATGCTGCACATCTTACACCTACTGGGGCCACCGAGCCTTACATTTTGTCCAATAAGCCAGCAGTGACCCCATCAGCTGAGCTGCCTGGAGTTAAGAGAGGAAAAGCCACGGAGGAAAAACAAATGCAGGAGGAAACTGAAACGGAAGGAGTTTGTCTGCAGAACCTACTCAAGAAATCACGTGAATTTATTGAAAAAGAACAAGTTAAACAAGGGTCAAAGGTCATAGGCACCAAAATCTCATTTGATAAAGAAAACGGCAGTTCTTTGGATGGGACTGTCTCTGGCTTACCCTGTTATATTCCCTCACCCAATCAGACCTCTCCAAGTTACCTAATAAGTCCAGAATCCGGTATAAATGGCAGTTTAAGTGCCAGACCCCATCGCGGGCGTCCTCGTCCCATTTCTGCTGGCAGCAtcttcttctctttccctgacAGCCCCAACCAACCAAACAATACAGCCAATGCTAGGCCACAGGAAGTAAAAACAATTGAAACACAGGAGAGGAAACTCGGAGTGGAAAATGTGAGTATTGGTCGATATGATGACCACTCCAGGTTGAATGAGACCATCGGAAGATTAGATTCATCTCTGTTGGATCCTGAGCTCACAAGCCCTCTGTTCCGAAGGAGATGCCACACGATGGATAGCCATCTGTCTTCCCGACATCAGAGTCCGCTCATAGACAGGAGCCAGGAGAGAATGCCTCGGTTTATGGCCGGGGTCACTGCGAAAACGCCCACTCGACTGTCTCCTCCTTCACCAATGAACAAGACATTCACACGAGAGAGTCCCACAGCAGCATTTATGGGCTCTGGAATCACCCCAGACTCTCCTTCTCATGCCAAACTACCATTTGAGAGAAACAGTGTCATTAGCACAGCGCTGAAAGAGAGGAGAGCAG ATGAGATGCAATGGCAAGTCCAGGCTCTTGAAGACATGCAGAGGTCTCTGGAGGATGATTATGCTTTCAGAATATCGTGTCTGGTGGCAGAGCAAGAGAGAGAACAACGACAACACAGTCAG GAGTCAGAAGAGTGGACCAGGAGACTGAGGGGTCAGGGTGGTCTGAGTCCTGTAGGAAGTGAGGACGGGTGTGAATTAAGGGCTGGGGAACGTTACCCTATACTGACCCCCATGTGCCCTTTAAGCCCTGGAGAAAGATCACCAAGACACCCTGTGCCAGTCATTGTTG aagaaataaaatcatatttagaACAACATGATGAAATGATGTCATTTTGGG GTTTTCCTTCGTCCAGTTTAGATGTGGCATCACCCTCAATACAGGCTTCCATTTATATGAGAGGCCTAAATCACAGCACAGGAAAGAGCAGAAACAGGCTGAGCCAG GTCGTCACAGCGGAGCAGCAGAGGGCGCTGTGTCGCCTCACTGCTATCGTGAAGGGCTTCCTGACCAGACGACTGCTGAGAACAGAGAAAGTCAAACACCTGCGTCAAACCGTACAA GACACGCAAGAGTTTATTCGTTCATTCAGCACAAATGCTCCTCAAAGAAACGACCGACTGTCAGAGCAAGATCTGTCTCTGCAAGAGCGCGTCAGAGCTCAG ttacGTGCGGCCTTGTTTGACATTCATGATATCTTCTTCACAATGACACTACAGGAGCGTTTGTCTCTGCTACAACAAGACCGAGATCTTCGCACTGAGAGAAAACTCAGAGAGATG GAAAAAGCGAAAAGCCCCAAGGACAAGGTGATTTTGTCTGCTGCAACCCAGAAATCTCTCGATAGAAAGAAAAG AGTTGGTGAATCTCCAGGTCAGACCAGACGAGCTCAGAAAACCAAGAGTCCCCCGGCAAAAAG gATCCTGCAGCCCAGTCAGGGCCAGAACGCTCCAGTTTCAGGCCAGCAGCTCCTGCGCCGTGG GAGTTACAAGAAGACTCCAGAGGAGAGAGTTCAGCATTCAGAGAGGCTGAAGAAACAGCATTCACTGGGTTGA
- the LOC137045318 gene encoding centriolar coiled-coil protein of 110 kDa isoform X2 — protein MGGADEDHRHTRRTDRRDFSSCADRCRENMDSYEEFCARILSKLQSEMMDEKSCSTAPARGLAHPLICFHGRPVLSPVLSEKQRREMVEYKKRASQMEAEIQIHNNNNLLNQIQAILSTSKAPKILDMPKPSEPCLSPSPEPDCRNGFTDAAHLTPTGATEPYILSNKPAVTPSAELPGVKRGKATEEKQMQEETETEGVCLQNLLKKSREFIEKEQVKQGSKVIGTKISFDKENGSSLDGTVSGLPCYIPSPNQTSPSYLISPESGINGSLSARPHRGRPRPISAGSIFFSFPDSPNQPNNTANARPQEVKTIETQERKLGVENVSIGRYDDHSRLNETIGRLDSSLLDPELTSPLFRRRCHTMDSHLSSRHQSPLIDRSQERMPRFMAGVTAKTPTRLSPPSPMNKTFTRESPTAAFMGSGITPDSPSHAKLPFERNSVISTALKERRADEMQWQVQALEDMQRSLEDDYAFRISCLVAEQEREQRQHSQESEEWTRRLRGQGGLSPVGSEDGCELRAGERYPILTPMCPLSPGERSPRHPVPVIVGFPSSSLDVASPSIQASIYMRGLNHSTGKSRNRLSQVVTAEQQRALCRLTAIVKGFLTRRLLRTEKVKHLRQTVQDTQEFIRSFSTNAPQRNDRLSEQDLSLQERVRAQLRAALFDIHDIFFTMTLQERLSLLQQDRDLRTERKLREMEKAKSPKDKVILSAATQKSLDRKKRVGESPGQTRRAQKTKSPPAKRILQPSQGQNAPVSGQQLLRRGSYKKTPEERVQHSERLKKQHSLG, from the exons ATGGGCGGTGCTGATGAAGACCACAGACACACAAGACGGACAGATAGAAGAG ACTTTTCCAGTTGTGCAGACCGCTGTAGAGAAAACATGGACAGCTATGAGGAGTTCTGCGCACGCATTCTGTCTAAACTGCAGTCGGAAATGATGGATGAAAAAAGCTGCAGTACCGCACCTGCGCGGGGGTTGGCGCACCCTCTCATCTGCTTTCATGGCAGGCCAGTTCTGTCTCCTGTT CTAAGTGAGAAACAAAGAAGAGAGATGGTTGAATACAAGAAAAGAGCATCACAAATGGAGGCAGAGATACAGATTCATAATAACAATAACCTCCTCAATCAGATTCAGGCCATTCTTTCCACCAGTAAG GCACCAAAAATATTGGACATGCCAAAGCCTTCAGAGCCATGCTTGTCTCCTTCTCCAGAACCAGACTGCAGGAATGGTTTTACTGATGCTGCACATCTTACACCTACTGGGGCCACCGAGCCTTACATTTTGTCCAATAAGCCAGCAGTGACCCCATCAGCTGAGCTGCCTGGAGTTAAGAGAGGAAAAGCCACGGAGGAAAAACAAATGCAGGAGGAAACTGAAACGGAAGGAGTTTGTCTGCAGAACCTACTCAAGAAATCACGTGAATTTATTGAAAAAGAACAAGTTAAACAAGGGTCAAAGGTCATAGGCACCAAAATCTCATTTGATAAAGAAAACGGCAGTTCTTTGGATGGGACTGTCTCTGGCTTACCCTGTTATATTCCCTCACCCAATCAGACCTCTCCAAGTTACCTAATAAGTCCAGAATCCGGTATAAATGGCAGTTTAAGTGCCAGACCCCATCGCGGGCGTCCTCGTCCCATTTCTGCTGGCAGCAtcttcttctctttccctgacAGCCCCAACCAACCAAACAATACAGCCAATGCTAGGCCACAGGAAGTAAAAACAATTGAAACACAGGAGAGGAAACTCGGAGTGGAAAATGTGAGTATTGGTCGATATGATGACCACTCCAGGTTGAATGAGACCATCGGAAGATTAGATTCATCTCTGTTGGATCCTGAGCTCACAAGCCCTCTGTTCCGAAGGAGATGCCACACGATGGATAGCCATCTGTCTTCCCGACATCAGAGTCCGCTCATAGACAGGAGCCAGGAGAGAATGCCTCGGTTTATGGCCGGGGTCACTGCGAAAACGCCCACTCGACTGTCTCCTCCTTCACCAATGAACAAGACATTCACACGAGAGAGTCCCACAGCAGCATTTATGGGCTCTGGAATCACCCCAGACTCTCCTTCTCATGCCAAACTACCATTTGAGAGAAACAGTGTCATTAGCACAGCGCTGAAAGAGAGGAGAGCAG ATGAGATGCAATGGCAAGTCCAGGCTCTTGAAGACATGCAGAGGTCTCTGGAGGATGATTATGCTTTCAGAATATCGTGTCTGGTGGCAGAGCAAGAGAGAGAACAACGACAACACAGTCAG GAGTCAGAAGAGTGGACCAGGAGACTGAGGGGTCAGGGTGGTCTGAGTCCTGTAGGAAGTGAGGACGGGTGTGAATTAAGGGCTGGGGAACGTTACCCTATACTGACCCCCATGTGCCCTTTAAGCCCTGGAGAAAGATCACCAAGACACCCTGTGCCAGTCATTGTTG GTTTTCCTTCGTCCAGTTTAGATGTGGCATCACCCTCAATACAGGCTTCCATTTATATGAGAGGCCTAAATCACAGCACAGGAAAGAGCAGAAACAGGCTGAGCCAG GTCGTCACAGCGGAGCAGCAGAGGGCGCTGTGTCGCCTCACTGCTATCGTGAAGGGCTTCCTGACCAGACGACTGCTGAGAACAGAGAAAGTCAAACACCTGCGTCAAACCGTACAA GACACGCAAGAGTTTATTCGTTCATTCAGCACAAATGCTCCTCAAAGAAACGACCGACTGTCAGAGCAAGATCTGTCTCTGCAAGAGCGCGTCAGAGCTCAG ttacGTGCGGCCTTGTTTGACATTCATGATATCTTCTTCACAATGACACTACAGGAGCGTTTGTCTCTGCTACAACAAGACCGAGATCTTCGCACTGAGAGAAAACTCAGAGAGATG GAAAAAGCGAAAAGCCCCAAGGACAAGGTGATTTTGTCTGCTGCAACCCAGAAATCTCTCGATAGAAAGAAAAG AGTTGGTGAATCTCCAGGTCAGACCAGACGAGCTCAGAAAACCAAGAGTCCCCCGGCAAAAAG gATCCTGCAGCCCAGTCAGGGCCAGAACGCTCCAGTTTCAGGCCAGCAGCTCCTGCGCCGTGG GAGTTACAAGAAGACTCCAGAGGAGAGAGTTCAGCATTCAGAGAGGCTGAAGAAACAGCATTCACTGGGTTGA
- the LOC137045318 gene encoding centriolar coiled-coil protein of 110 kDa isoform X3 has translation MDSYEEFCARILSKLQSEMMDEKSCSTAPARGLAHPLICFHGRPVLSPVLSEKQRREMVEYKKRASQMEAEIQIHNNNNLLNQIQAILSTSKAPKILDMPKPSEPCLSPSPEPDCRNGFTDAAHLTPTGATEPYILSNKPAVTPSAELPGVKRGKATEEKQMQEETETEGVCLQNLLKKSREFIEKEQVKQGSKVIGTKISFDKENGSSLDGTVSGLPCYIPSPNQTSPSYLISPESGINGSLSARPHRGRPRPISAGSIFFSFPDSPNQPNNTANARPQEVKTIETQERKLGVENVSIGRYDDHSRLNETIGRLDSSLLDPELTSPLFRRRCHTMDSHLSSRHQSPLIDRSQERMPRFMAGVTAKTPTRLSPPSPMNKTFTRESPTAAFMGSGITPDSPSHAKLPFERNSVISTALKERRADEMQWQVQALEDMQRSLEDDYAFRISCLVAEQEREQRQHSQESEEWTRRLRGQGGLSPVGSEDGCELRAGERYPILTPMCPLSPGERSPRHPVPVIVEEIKSYLEQHDEMMSFWGFPSSSLDVASPSIQASIYMRGLNHSTGKSRNRLSQVVTAEQQRALCRLTAIVKGFLTRRLLRTEKVKHLRQTVQDTQEFIRSFSTNAPQRNDRLSEQDLSLQERVRAQLRAALFDIHDIFFTMTLQERLSLLQQDRDLRTERKLREMEKAKSPKDKVILSAATQKSLDRKKRVGESPGQTRRAQKTKSPPAKRILQPSQGQNAPVSGQQLLRRGSYKKTPEERVQHSERLKKQHSLG, from the exons ATGGACAGCTATGAGGAGTTCTGCGCACGCATTCTGTCTAAACTGCAGTCGGAAATGATGGATGAAAAAAGCTGCAGTACCGCACCTGCGCGGGGGTTGGCGCACCCTCTCATCTGCTTTCATGGCAGGCCAGTTCTGTCTCCTGTT CTAAGTGAGAAACAAAGAAGAGAGATGGTTGAATACAAGAAAAGAGCATCACAAATGGAGGCAGAGATACAGATTCATAATAACAATAACCTCCTCAATCAGATTCAGGCCATTCTTTCCACCAGTAAG GCACCAAAAATATTGGACATGCCAAAGCCTTCAGAGCCATGCTTGTCTCCTTCTCCAGAACCAGACTGCAGGAATGGTTTTACTGATGCTGCACATCTTACACCTACTGGGGCCACCGAGCCTTACATTTTGTCCAATAAGCCAGCAGTGACCCCATCAGCTGAGCTGCCTGGAGTTAAGAGAGGAAAAGCCACGGAGGAAAAACAAATGCAGGAGGAAACTGAAACGGAAGGAGTTTGTCTGCAGAACCTACTCAAGAAATCACGTGAATTTATTGAAAAAGAACAAGTTAAACAAGGGTCAAAGGTCATAGGCACCAAAATCTCATTTGATAAAGAAAACGGCAGTTCTTTGGATGGGACTGTCTCTGGCTTACCCTGTTATATTCCCTCACCCAATCAGACCTCTCCAAGTTACCTAATAAGTCCAGAATCCGGTATAAATGGCAGTTTAAGTGCCAGACCCCATCGCGGGCGTCCTCGTCCCATTTCTGCTGGCAGCAtcttcttctctttccctgacAGCCCCAACCAACCAAACAATACAGCCAATGCTAGGCCACAGGAAGTAAAAACAATTGAAACACAGGAGAGGAAACTCGGAGTGGAAAATGTGAGTATTGGTCGATATGATGACCACTCCAGGTTGAATGAGACCATCGGAAGATTAGATTCATCTCTGTTGGATCCTGAGCTCACAAGCCCTCTGTTCCGAAGGAGATGCCACACGATGGATAGCCATCTGTCTTCCCGACATCAGAGTCCGCTCATAGACAGGAGCCAGGAGAGAATGCCTCGGTTTATGGCCGGGGTCACTGCGAAAACGCCCACTCGACTGTCTCCTCCTTCACCAATGAACAAGACATTCACACGAGAGAGTCCCACAGCAGCATTTATGGGCTCTGGAATCACCCCAGACTCTCCTTCTCATGCCAAACTACCATTTGAGAGAAACAGTGTCATTAGCACAGCGCTGAAAGAGAGGAGAGCAG ATGAGATGCAATGGCAAGTCCAGGCTCTTGAAGACATGCAGAGGTCTCTGGAGGATGATTATGCTTTCAGAATATCGTGTCTGGTGGCAGAGCAAGAGAGAGAACAACGACAACACAGTCAG GAGTCAGAAGAGTGGACCAGGAGACTGAGGGGTCAGGGTGGTCTGAGTCCTGTAGGAAGTGAGGACGGGTGTGAATTAAGGGCTGGGGAACGTTACCCTATACTGACCCCCATGTGCCCTTTAAGCCCTGGAGAAAGATCACCAAGACACCCTGTGCCAGTCATTGTTG aagaaataaaatcatatttagaACAACATGATGAAATGATGTCATTTTGGG GTTTTCCTTCGTCCAGTTTAGATGTGGCATCACCCTCAATACAGGCTTCCATTTATATGAGAGGCCTAAATCACAGCACAGGAAAGAGCAGAAACAGGCTGAGCCAG GTCGTCACAGCGGAGCAGCAGAGGGCGCTGTGTCGCCTCACTGCTATCGTGAAGGGCTTCCTGACCAGACGACTGCTGAGAACAGAGAAAGTCAAACACCTGCGTCAAACCGTACAA GACACGCAAGAGTTTATTCGTTCATTCAGCACAAATGCTCCTCAAAGAAACGACCGACTGTCAGAGCAAGATCTGTCTCTGCAAGAGCGCGTCAGAGCTCAG ttacGTGCGGCCTTGTTTGACATTCATGATATCTTCTTCACAATGACACTACAGGAGCGTTTGTCTCTGCTACAACAAGACCGAGATCTTCGCACTGAGAGAAAACTCAGAGAGATG GAAAAAGCGAAAAGCCCCAAGGACAAGGTGATTTTGTCTGCTGCAACCCAGAAATCTCTCGATAGAAAGAAAAG AGTTGGTGAATCTCCAGGTCAGACCAGACGAGCTCAGAAAACCAAGAGTCCCCCGGCAAAAAG gATCCTGCAGCCCAGTCAGGGCCAGAACGCTCCAGTTTCAGGCCAGCAGCTCCTGCGCCGTGG GAGTTACAAGAAGACTCCAGAGGAGAGAGTTCAGCATTCAGAGAGGCTGAAGAAACAGCATTCACTGGGTTGA